The stretch of DNA gtcagcttgagctacagtgagaccctgcctcgaaaaaccaaaaaaaaaaacttgtcctctagcctccacacacgtgtACCTGCGCTCATAGAAATGGGTGTGCACACACGAAGAGCTGGAGGTCATTTGGTGGTAGAACATTTGCacagcatgctcaaggccctgggttcaaaacAACCCAGCACCACACAACAAAACGAGCAAAGCAAATCGGGAAGTTATGTCAGCCATGGTGTGGAGTGGGTTATGCCACGTCCAAGAGGGCATCCCAGGCTTCACACGTGAAAACCCAAGTAAGAGCTGGGTGCTGTAGATCGTGTGAGACCTCTCAaccttcaggaggctgagacaggagctacccaaaaataaaagaaaacggtgggagagatggcttagcagttaagcacttgcctgtgaatcctgaagactccggttcgaggctcgaatccccaggacacacgttagccagatgcacaagggggcacatgcatgtggagttagaggccctggtgcacccattctctctatctgcctctttgtctctctgttgctctcaaataaataaaaagaaaaggaaggcagccaggccaccctgagactgcatagtgaattccaggtcagccttggctagagtgataccttagctcaaaaaacaaaaaagtaaaaggcaGAGTGCtttggtagctcaggctgacctggaattcactatgtagtctcagggtggccttgaactcacggcgatcctcctgcctctgcgtcCCGAATGTTGGCAGCCACCGTGCCTGCCTGGGAttagtactttttttcttttaaggataggaaggagtgctttgtgtatttttatttgtttatgttatatttatttatttatttgagacagacacagaggcagatagatagagaatgggtgcaccagagcctccagccactgtgaacgaactccagatgtatgtgccaccttgtgcatctcggttacttgggtcctggagaattgagccttgagccgggcccttaggcttcacaggcaagcacttaactattaagctacgtctccagcccatgggattagtatttttgttatttttatttttggtttcttgagatagggttctgctgtagcccaggctgaccgggaattcactatgaagtctcaaggtggcctcaaactcatggtgatcctcctacatctgccttccatgtactgggattaagggcgtgcccCATCATGCCccactaaatttttttaaatattttatttgtttatttatgagagagaaagggagatgagagagactgggcgtgccagggcctccagcctctgaaaacaatctccagacgcgtgcaccaccctgtgcatctggctaacatgggtactggggagttgaacctaggagcttaggctttgcaggagagtgccttaactgctgagccatccctccagccctgggattagcATTTGCTGGGCGATGAAGGGAAACCATGAGTGATGACAAGACCTCTTCCTCTGCCTGCAGGGTCCTGAAAACCTACTGGGTGAGCAAGGGCAGGGCTTTCAGCACCACAGTGTCCAAGCAGGAGGCAGAACTGAGCCCTGAGATGATCTCCAGGTGATGCAGGCCtcgggggctggagggctgggctGTGGGGGAAGGGTGAGAGAACCCTGGCCAGGCCTTCACACCGCTTGCTGCTCCTTCCACAACACCCCTGCTCCTTCCACAGTGGCTCCTGGCGGGACAGGCCCTTCAAGCCCTACAATTTCTCTGCCCATGGTGTGCTCCCCGACAGTGGCCACCTGCACCCCTTGCTCAAGGTCCGCTCCCAGTTCCGGCAGATCTTCCTGGAGATGGGGTGAGCACCCTGGGTGGGGTGGGATCCCTAAGGGGCGGGCGCTGGCCCCAGGCACAGGCAGGTGGGCAGGCAGCCTTGTCTCCCACAGGTTCACCGAGATGCCCACCGACAACTTTATTGAGAGTTCCTTCTGGAACTTCGACGCGCTCTTCCAGCCCCAGCAACACCCCGCACGTGACCAGCATGACACCTTCTTCCTCCAGGGTAGGTGGCCCTCGGGGCTGGCCTGAGACGAGAGCAGATCTAGGTAGGGGATATCCCATTTTAGACAGTGACATCTGTCCTCAGCTGAGCCGACAAGGCCCTGGGAGCTGCTCCATCCATCTCTGTGATCAATCCCATTGCCCTCagtctctcatttttatttattttttaaattttatttatttatttatattttttgttgtttattttatttatttatttgagagcaacagacagagagagagagaaagaggcagagagggaaagaatgggtgcaccagggcttccagccactgcaaatgaactccagacacatgcgcccccttgtgcatctggctaacatgagtcctggggaattgagcctcgaactggtatccttaggcttcacaggcaagcgcttaaccgctaagccatctctccagccctatttattttttatttgagagcaacaggcagagaaagaggcagatagagtgctagagagatggcttagcagttaaggcatttgcctgcaaagtcaaaggatcccggttcgattctccaggacccatgtaagccagatgcacaaggtggtgcatgcctctagagtttatttacagtggctggaagccctggcgcacccattctctctctctctctctctctctctttctctctctatctgcctctttttattttttaggtatattttatttattcatttatttgagagagagagagaatgggtgcaccagggcctccagccattgcaagtgaactccagatgcatgtgcctccttgtgtatctggcttatatgggtccagaggatttgagcctcaaaccagcatttttaagctttacaggcaagcgcttaaccactaagccatctctccagcccacctctcttttattttgttgtcatcatcttttcctcctcgtcttgtgaaggtagtgctaggcagtgcaaagtcatggatattgaggccaatttctttctgaatggttgcattgtaagcagttctacccttgctaatctcaggctagccttcaactcacagtgatcctcctaccactgcctccccaatGTCGAGATTAAAAGCATACGGCACCATGGCCagcttgtttttggtttctcgaggaagggtctcacttgagcccaagctgaccaggaattaattatgtagtctcattgtggcctcaaactcacagagatccttctacctctgcctccaaggtgctgggattaaaggtgtgggccaccatgcctggatttatattttatttatttatttgagagagaaaaaaagacagagagagagagaaagagagagaatgggtgcaccgggacctccagctcctgcaaatgaactccagacgcatgagaccccttgtgcatttggcttacgtgggtcctggagagttgaactgggatcctttggttttgcaggcaaacggcatctggagttcatttgcaggagctggaggccctggcacacccatcatttttgtttttcaaataaattaaataaataaataagaatagctgggtgtggtagtgcatgcctttaatcccagtacttggaaggcagaggtaggaggattaccatgagtttgaggccactctgagactacctggtgaattccaggtcaacctggacaagagtgaaaccctacttcaaaaaaacaaaacaatataataaataaattaattaaaataaaataaaatatttatttgacagagaaagatggggagagagagtgagaatgggtgggccagggcttctggccactgcaaatgaacttcagatgcatgcatccccttgtgcatctggctaacatgggtcctggggaattgaacctgggtcctttggctttgcaggcaaatgccttaaccactaagccattcctccaggccaaataaaatattcttttaaaaacattttgattagtatttaagtttagttgtcaggtgacagtgtaagctatatctggaacacAGAAAATACATACAGTTTATCTTTGGTATCTCTGgaacacaaaaaatatatatattttatcttttaagtacctGTCAGTTAGAAGTATAGGTAGAACATTTTAGTAGTCCTGaaagcaatatttttattaattactttaagGCAATTCATTTAATCTAGATATTGCACGTCAGGAAAAGATAAGACAGTATACAAACTTGGCATctttgtttgaaaacaactttggctagtctgtatatctATGCAAGTACTACTTACTctccaaactggaagcagaacagcagtttaatttaaaaaaataattttttttttttttttaaaagaagtggaacgagggctggagagatggcttagcggttaagcgcttgcctgtgaagcctaaggaccctggttcaaggctcggttccccaggtcccatgttagccagatgcacaagggggcgcacgcatctggagttcatttgcagaggctggaagccctggcgcgcccattctctctctctccctctatctgtctttctctctgtgtctgtcactctcaaataaataaataaataaataaataaaagaagtggaACGAGTGCAGGACAGGAGGGCCCAGAGCACAGCCTCCGGGCATATTTGCGCTTTCACCCAGTGAGCTGGGAGCCATGGAGGGTCTGTAGGGAGCAGGGGCGTAAAAGGATGACTGACTCAGGGGTGCCAGCCTCCCCCCTCACTGCCACCTGCCCTCCGCTCAGTGACCATCTGAGGACCACATGCTCACTGATTGGATGACTTCTCTCGCACAGACCCCGCTGAGGCCCTGCAGCTCCCTATGGACTACGTTCAGCGTGTGAAGCGGACCCACTCCCAGGGTGGCTACGGCTCACAGGGGTAAGGCAAGGGCCGGGCCGAGGCTGGGGAATAAAGACCACTGTGTGGATTTCCtgccttgtctgtctgtctgtctctccctctctctctatttatttatttatttattttggtttttcaaggtagggtcttactctggtccaggctgacctggaattcactatgtagtctcagggtggcctcgaactctcagcggtccttctacctctgccttccgagtgctgcgattaaaggcgtgcaccaccacacccggcttcatttttttaaaatatttttactttatttatttgagagagagaatgggcaccccagggcctccagccacttcaaatgaactccagacgcatgcaccctcttgtgcacctaggttttgtgggtcctggggaattgaacctgggtccctttggctttgcaggcaagtgcctgaaatgctaagccatctctccagtcgctGCCCTGTCTCTTAAAGGTACAAGTACAACTGGAAGCTGGATGAAGCACGGAAAAACCTGCtacgcacacacaccacagcgGCCAGCGCCCGTGCCCTCTATCGCCTGGCCCAGAAGGTGCGGCTGGCTAGGCCTGAGCAAGAGGGTGGGTGATTGATGGTGTCCTACTGACTCTGACCCATGACCTTCACACCCTCCACCCCCCACAGAAGCCCTTCACACCAGCCAAATACTTCTCCATTGACCGGGTGTTCCGGAATGAGACTCTGGATGCCACCCATCTGGCGGAGTTCCATCAGATCGAGGGTGTCGTCGCTGACCATGGGCTCACACTAGGCCACCTCATGGGTGTGCTGAAGGAGTTCTTCACCAAGCTGGGTGAGAAGGGGGCCAGGCCAGACCGGGTGGCCGTGGGCAGTCCTGGGAAGCACACCTCGGTCACCAGCTTCCCTCCATCACGCTATGCAGGCATCACCCAGTTGCGCTTCAAGCCGGCCTACAACCCCTACACGGAGCCCAGCATGGAGGTGTTCAGCTACCACCAAGGTCAGGGGGTGCGGAAGTGGGTAAAGAAGGGGGTCATCGGTGTCCCACACTTGCCCTGTCTCCCCAGTTTGTGGGGCGGCATCTACCCACACTTTGCACTTGGCCACCCCTCTTGTCCTGCAGGT from Jaculus jaculus isolate mJacJac1 chromosome 21, mJacJac1.mat.Y.cur, whole genome shotgun sequence encodes:
- the Farsa gene encoding phenylalanine--tRNA ligase alpha subunit; amino-acid sequence: MADGPVAELLLRRLEAADGGLDSAELATQLGVEHQAVVGAVKSLQALGEVIEAELRSTTRWELTAEGEEMARQGSHEARVFRSIPTEGLLQSELMRLPSGKVGFSKAMSNKWIRVDKGAADGPRVFRVVDKVEDEVQRRLQLVQTGQAEKLAEKERSELKKRKLLTEVVLKTYWVSKGRAFSTTVSKQEAELSPEMISSGSWRDRPFKPYNFSAHGVLPDSGHLHPLLKVRSQFRQIFLEMGFTEMPTDNFIESSFWNFDALFQPQQHPARDQHDTFFLQDPAEALQLPMDYVQRVKRTHSQGGYGSQGYKYNWKLDEARKNLLRTHTTAASARALYRLAQKKPFTPAKYFSIDRVFRNETLDATHLAEFHQIEGVVADHGLTLGHLMGVLKEFFTKLGITQLRFKPAYNPYTEPSMEVFSYHQGLKKWVEVGNSGIFRPEMLLPMGLPENVSVIAWGLSLERPTMIKYGINNIRELVGHKVNLQMVYDSPLCRLDSEPRSTQTQVAA